From the genome of Longispora fulva:
CCTGGCCCTGGCCCGGGGGATCGCCAGTGTGGACACCGTGGTCTCCGCGCTCAGCGGCCGGGCCCAGGCGCACGCGGAGCTGGGCCACCTCGACCCGGCGCTCGCCGACCTGCTGGAGGGCACGGCCCTGGTCAGGGAGCACCGGATCGTGCCGCTGGAGGCCGATGTGGAGACCAACCTGGCGGACGTGCGCTGGCGGTTGGGCCAGTTCGACGAGGCCGTGGCCGGGCACACCCGGGCGGTGGCGGTGGCGGTGGGCAACGCCCAGCCCGGTCAGCGCACGGTGGCACTGATCCGGCGGGCGGCGGCGTCCGGCGCGCTCGGCCGGACCGGCGAGGCCCTGGAGGACGCCACCGCGGCCCTGGCGCTGGCCCGCGAGCTGCGGTACGCGGTGCTGGAGGCCCAGGCGCTCACCGAGCGGGCCCGGATCCACCTGGTGCGCGGCGAGTCCGATCTGGCGGTCGTGGACGGTCACGAGGCTCTGCGGATCCACCGGACGACGGGGCACCTGCTCGGTGAGGCCCGGACCCTGGAGGTGCTCGCGGAGGCCACCGGCGACGGAGGGCAGTGGCGGTCGGCGCGCGACATTCTCGCGGAGATCGGCGTGCCGGTGACCGAAGGGGACTCCCCCCTTCAGGTACCCTGAACCAGACATTTGGTTGGATCTTCCAACCGTGCGGGCCACGTCCTCCACTGTGAACCCGGCTTTACCCCAAACCCTCTTTCTTAGTCGCCATGTCGGCAACTTGTCGGAGCCGTCATGCGCGCTGCCGTGGGACGGTTTACTTCACGCAAGCTCCTCCCCCACACCCGCAGTGCTCTAATGATCACTGCCCGTCCCATCAAGGATGAGGCATGAAACGTCGCATGCCGGGCAGAAATCTGTCCGGACGCATCATTCTGGCTGTCGCCCTCGTCGGATCCGTGGCAGCTGTCGCAGGCACGGTGACCACCGCCGAAGCGGCACCGGGGCACCCGCACGACCACAAGCACGGCGTGACCCGGGCGGAAGCCGTCCTGCCCCATGTCACGCCCCCGGGCAAGCTGCCGGTCAAGAACGGCCCCCTCAGGACAGCACCCCACGCGGCGGCATCGGCCCCCACCGACAAGGTCGCCCTGCGCGCCCTGGTCATCGCCGTGGACAACGCCGACTTCGGCCTCGCCACCTGGAAGTCCAGTCTGGACCAGGTCGGCGCGCCCTACGACGTGCTGCTCGCCCGGGACGCGCCACTGGACGCGCTGACCCGCCCGGACGGCACCGGCAGGTACAACGCGGTGCTGCTGACCAACAACGCGTTGCTGTACAACGACAACGGCAACTATGTCAGCGCGCTCGACGCGGGCGAGTGGACGGCCCTGTGGGACTACGAGAAGGCCTACCAGGTGCGGCAGGTGTCCCTCTACACCTCGTACGGCAGCTGGCCCGAGAGCTACTGCCTGAACCCGGTCAGCGAGGGCGGCATCGGCGACACCCCGCAGAACGCGGTCCTCACGACCGCCGGCGCGCCGATCTTCGACTACCTCAAGGCCGCGGCGAACATCCCGATCTCACTGTCCTACGTGTACCGGACAAGTGTCGCCCCCGGTTGCGCCGCGACCCCGATCCTGACCCTCGGCGGTTCCGTGGTCGGCGTGACCAGCACCGCGCCGGACGGCCGGGAGCGGCTGGCGTTGACGTTCACGTCGAACCAGTACCTGATCCAGGCGAACCTGCTGACCTACGGTCTGCTGCGGTGGGCGTCGAAGGGCGTGTTCCTCGGCGAGCAGCGGCACTGGCTGAACCTGGACGTCGACGACTGGTTCAACAACGGCGACGTCCTGCAGCCCGACGGGTCCGTGAACTCCGACCCGGGCTACCGGATGACCGGCACGGACGTGACCAGCACGAAGACGCAGCAGAACGCGCTGCACACCACGTACCCGCTGACGGCCGGTTTCAAGATCAACGCGCCGCTGAACGGTGACGGCATCCAGTCGGGGCTCAACATCGCCTGCGTGATCATCCTCGGCGACCCGCTGACGGCACAGTCGGAGTGCAACAAGGCCGACTTCCGCTGGGTCAACCACACGCTGACCCACCCGAAGATGAACACCACCGACTACGCCACCAGCTACGCCGAGATCCACGACAACCTGACGGCGGCCGCCGCCATCGGGCTGACCGTGCCGGCGACGGTCCTCAAGACGCCGGAGTACTCCGGCCTCGGGGTCTACAACCCGGACCCGAACAACGACATCGACCCGCCGACCGACTACGGGCTGGGCGCGTCCAACGTGAACATGCTGGCCGCCGCGAAGGCCGCCGGGGTGAAGTACCTGCACGGGAACATGTCGTTCGCCAGCCAGAAGCCGGCCTGCTTCAACTGCGGGATCTACCACCCGCTGGAGCCGAGCCTGTTCATCGTGCCCGACTGGCCGACGAACATCGCCTACCACGTCACGAACCCGGCGCAGGAGACCCAGTTCTACAACTCCTACTACGGGCCGCAGGGCAAGTTCCCCTACTGGCCGGTGAACCAGACGTACGACCAGGTGATCACGCACGAGTCCGACATCGCGCTCCAGCACGTGATGACCGGTTCGGCGTACTCGCACACGATGCACCAGAACAACCTGGCGCAGTACGCGACGAACAAGAACCTGGCGTTCGACTGGCTGCGGGCCGTGGCCGGCAAGTACAGCACCTACTACAACGTGCCGCTGCGCAACCCCGACTGGGTGGCCCTCGCCGGCTACGTCGGCGACCGCACCGCGCACTTCGCGTCCCTGTCCGCCGGCAACGACGCCGTGTGGGACCGGGCCACGAACCAGGTCACCTTCACCGGGACCGGTCCGGTGTTCGCCACCGGGGTCCGGGCGACCGGCTATGACGCGTACGGCACCGACTCGATCTCCAAGGTGCCGACCGCGACCGTGCTGACCGCGTACCCGAAGCCGTAGCAGAAGGGAGGTGGGGGCGATGCTCCCCATGACGACTCGCCCCCACACCCCGTTGAAGAGCTGGCGGGCCATCGGCAGGGCCTCTGTGGCCGACCCGGTGGTCCCCCGGCAGCGCGACCGCCGGACCACCCGGGTCGCGATGATCTCCGAAGGCACCTACCCGCACCACTTCGGCGGCGTCAGTGTCTGGATGGACCAGCTGATCCGGGGCATGCCCGAGCACCGGTTCCAGGTGGTGGCCCTGACCGTCACCGGGGTCGAGAAGAGCGTCTGGGAGATCCCGGACAACCTCGACCAGGTGATCAACATCCCGCTGTGGACCCGCCGGGAGCGCAAGCCCGACCGGGAGCCGCAGTGGTTCGTCGACGCGCACGCCACGTTCCTGCGCGCCCTGATCCGGCCCGCCGAGGTGCGCGAACGCTGGAGCCAGCAGGGCCGTGAGGCCTTCCTCCAGGCGCTGCGGGGCCTGTTCGACTACGCGCAGATCGCCGACCTGACCGCCGCGCTGACCAGCAACGCCGCGATCAGCCGGCTGATGGACGCCTGGCACCAGGCAGGGATGGACATCGGCGAGCCGCTCTGCCTGGCCGACGCGCTGACCGCCGCCGACCTCATCGAGCACATGCTCCGGCCCCTGTCGGCGCCGCCCGTCGAGGTGGACATCTGCCACCTGGCCATGAACGGGCTCGCCGGACTGGTCGCGCTGGCCGCCAAGTGGCGCAACGGCTCCAAGATCGTGCTGTCCGAGCACGGGGTGTACCTGCGGGAACGCTATCTCGCCATGGTCAACGAGGACGTGCCGCACGCCGTGAAGGTGCTGCTGCTGAACTTCTTCCGCACCCTGGCCGTCGCGACGTACCACAGCGCGGACCTGCTCGCCCCGCACTCCAACTACAACCGGCGGTGGGCGCTGTACAACGGGGCGACCCCGGCCAGGATGCGCACCATGTACAACGGGGTCGACCCGGCGGACTTCCCCGCCGCCACCGGCGAGCCGGACGTGCCCACCATCGTGTTCATGGGCCGGATCGACCCGCTCAAGGACCTGCACACCCTGATCCGGGCGTTCTCGCTGGTCAAGGCTGAGGTGCCCGACGCGAGGCTGCGGATGTTCGGGCCGATCCCCGAGGTGAACCAGGACTACGCGGCCAGCTGCCGCAAGCTCGTCGACGACCTCGGGCTCACCGACTCGGCCGTCTTCGAGGGGCGGATCGCCAGCCAGGTCGACGCGTACCACGCCGGGCACATCAACGTGCTGACCTCGATCTCCGAGGGGTTCCCGTACACCATCGTGGAGGCCATGGCCACCGGCCGCCCGCCGGTGTGCACCAACGTCGGCGGGGTCGCCGAGGCCGTGGGCGACGCCGGCATCGTCTGCGCGGCCCGCGACCACGTGGCCATCGCGGCGGGCTGCGTCAAGCTGCTCACCGACCACGACCTGCGCCGCCGGCTCGGGGTGGCCGCGCGCGAACGGATCCTGAACAACTTCACCCTGGCCCAGTCCATCGAGGCCTACCGGTCGGTCTACGAAGAGGTCCTGGCGTGACCGACACGGTTCCGCTCCGCCTGGTCGACCCCGTCGACGCGCTCGCCACCAAGGTGTCCGACCGCTGCGGCCTGGCCATCGACCCGCTGCAGATCGCCGCCATGCTCGAGAGCGACGGCATGACCGACCGGATGGCCACCCAGGACTACGGCTACAAGGACGTCTTCGCCCTCGCCGAGGACATCTACCGGCGGATCCCGCACCGGGGGCCGGGCGAGCCGCTGCCCCGGCCCGACCGGATCCAGGCGCTGCGCGAGCTGTCGCACGGCCTGCTGTACACCATGCCCAGCGCCGTGTTCCCGGCCGTGGCGTTCCTGCTCGGCGCGCGGAACACGATCACCGGCATGGTGTACGCGACGGCGTTCGGCTGGGTGTGGACCATGGGCTGGACGTCCGTGGCGTACCGGATGACGGGTCACGGTCGCACGGACCTGGCCGCGAAGGTGCTCCGCCGGAGCCTGCTGTTCGGCGTGACCCTGCCCTCCCTGGTCGGGATCCCGTTCCTGTCACCGGGGGCCTGGGCGCTGGCCGTGGCGCAGCTCGCGTTCCAGCTCGCCGGCGGCATCCTGTTGTTCCACCGCCGCGAGCCGGTGCTGTTCGCGCTGTCGGCCCCGGCCGTCGGGGTCGGCCTCGGCTTCCTGTTCGGCGGCGGCACCCGACCGCTGGCCGTGGCGGCCGTCGCCGCCGCCGGTGCGTGCGTGCTGCTGGTCTGCGTGTTCGCCGTCCTCCAGGTCGTCCGGGTGCCGGCGGTGAAGGAGCCGGCGATCCGGATCCGCGCCGAGGTGCCCCGCGCGCTGCCCGTCATCGGGTACGCGGCCCTGTCAGCCCTCTACCTGCTGTCCGCCGACGCGCGCCTCGACCAGCCCCGGCTGGACCTGGCGCTGGCCGTCACGCCCATCGTGCTGGGGATGGGGGTGCTGGAGTGGCGCGCGCGGCGGTTCGGGGAGCGCAGTCTCGGGTTGCTACGCCGCACCCGCTACCCGGCCGAGTTCCGTCGCCGGGTACTGCGGGCCTTCGCCGTGGACCTGGTCGTCGCCGTGGGGACCCTGGCCTGCCTGGCCCTGGTCCTGGCGGCCTTCCTGTACGGCCACGGCCAGCTCTCCCGGCTCGGCGCGGCCTCCCTCGCGGGGCACGTGCTGCTCGGTGGCGCGTACTTCACCGGTTTCCTGCTCATCAACCAGGCCCGGTTCGGCCGGCTGCTCGGGGTGCTCGGCTGCGTCGTGGCCGGCTACCTGGGCGCCGTGGCGTACCTGGGCCCCGACCGTCAGGTGCCCGTCTTCGGCGCCTGCAGCGCACTTCTCGTGTTCGGCCTGGTCATCGGGCTGCTCCCCGATCTCGGACAGGTCTGGCGATACGCCAGCTACTAGAGAGGAACTTGGTCATGCACGTAGTCATCCTCGCCGGCGGCCGCGGCGTCAGGCTCCGGCCCTACACGACCTCCCTGCCCAAACCCCTCGTGCCGATCGGCGACGAGTACGCGATCCTCGACATCATCCTGCGCCAGCTGCGGACGTACGGGTTCACCTCCGTCACCCTCGCGATCGGGCACCTCGGCAGCCTGATCCGCGCGTTCGTCGGCGACGGCTCCCAGTGGGACCTGTCCGTCGACTACGCGGAGGAGGACAAGCCGCTGTCCACGATCGGCCCGATGTTCAACATCCTCGACCAGCTGCCCGAACACTTCCTGGTCATGAACGGGGACGTGCTCACGGACCTCGACTACGGGATGCTGCTGCGCGAGCACATCGCGTCGGAGGCGCCGTTGACCGTGGCCACGTACAACCGCCAGGTGAAGATCGACTTCGGCTGCCTGGAGGCCGTGGACGGCACTGTGGTCAGCTTCACCGAGAAGCCCACCCTCGACTACTCGGTGAGCATGGGCATCTACGGGATGTCCCGCAAGACCCTGGCGCCGTACCCCAAGGGCGTCGCGTTCGGCTTCGACGACCTGGTCCTCGACCTGCTCGACCGCAACGAGCCGCCGTCGTCGCACCTGTTCACCGGCTACTGGCTCGACATCGGCCGGCCGGACGACTACGACGAGGCGAACCGGACGTTCGACCAGATCAAGCCGCTGCTGCTGCCGCGCCCCCGGATGCCGGAGAAGTCCGCGCCCGCCGTCCGCGACAGCGCCGCCACCCCGTTACCCAGTCCACCCGTATCCACCTGGCGGTAGTCCATGCGAGTTCTCCTGTTCGGAGCGTCCGGCTTCA
Proteins encoded in this window:
- the pelF gene encoding GT4 family glycosyltransferase PelF, yielding MTTRPHTPLKSWRAIGRASVADPVVPRQRDRRTTRVAMISEGTYPHHFGGVSVWMDQLIRGMPEHRFQVVALTVTGVEKSVWEIPDNLDQVINIPLWTRRERKPDREPQWFVDAHATFLRALIRPAEVRERWSQQGREAFLQALRGLFDYAQIADLTAALTSNAAISRLMDAWHQAGMDIGEPLCLADALTAADLIEHMLRPLSAPPVEVDICHLAMNGLAGLVALAAKWRNGSKIVLSEHGVYLRERYLAMVNEDVPHAVKVLLLNFFRTLAVATYHSADLLAPHSNYNRRWALYNGATPARMRTMYNGVDPADFPAATGEPDVPTIVFMGRIDPLKDLHTLIRAFSLVKAEVPDARLRMFGPIPEVNQDYAASCRKLVDDLGLTDSAVFEGRIASQVDAYHAGHINVLTSISEGFPYTIVEAMATGRPPVCTNVGGVAEAVGDAGIVCAARDHVAIAAGCVKLLTDHDLRRRLGVAARERILNNFTLAQSIEAYRSVYEEVLA
- a CDS encoding Agd3-related carbohydrate-binding protein, translated to MKRRMPGRNLSGRIILAVALVGSVAAVAGTVTTAEAAPGHPHDHKHGVTRAEAVLPHVTPPGKLPVKNGPLRTAPHAAASAPTDKVALRALVIAVDNADFGLATWKSSLDQVGAPYDVLLARDAPLDALTRPDGTGRYNAVLLTNNALLYNDNGNYVSALDAGEWTALWDYEKAYQVRQVSLYTSYGSWPESYCLNPVSEGGIGDTPQNAVLTTAGAPIFDYLKAAANIPISLSYVYRTSVAPGCAATPILTLGGSVVGVTSTAPDGRERLALTFTSNQYLIQANLLTYGLLRWASKGVFLGEQRHWLNLDVDDWFNNGDVLQPDGSVNSDPGYRMTGTDVTSTKTQQNALHTTYPLTAGFKINAPLNGDGIQSGLNIACVIILGDPLTAQSECNKADFRWVNHTLTHPKMNTTDYATSYAEIHDNLTAAAAIGLTVPATVLKTPEYSGLGVYNPDPNNDIDPPTDYGLGASNVNMLAAAKAAGVKYLHGNMSFASQKPACFNCGIYHPLEPSLFIVPDWPTNIAYHVTNPAQETQFYNSYYGPQGKFPYWPVNQTYDQVITHESDIALQHVMTGSAYSHTMHQNNLAQYATNKNLAFDWLRAVAGKYSTYYNVPLRNPDWVALAGYVGDRTAHFASLSAGNDAVWDRATNQVTFTGTGPVFATGVRATGYDAYGTDSISKVPTATVLTAYPKP
- a CDS encoding nucleotidyltransferase family protein, whose product is MHVVILAGGRGVRLRPYTTSLPKPLVPIGDEYAILDIILRQLRTYGFTSVTLAIGHLGSLIRAFVGDGSQWDLSVDYAEEDKPLSTIGPMFNILDQLPEHFLVMNGDVLTDLDYGMLLREHIASEAPLTVATYNRQVKIDFGCLEAVDGTVVSFTEKPTLDYSVSMGIYGMSRKTLAPYPKGVAFGFDDLVLDLLDRNEPPSSHLFTGYWLDIGRPDDYDEANRTFDQIKPLLLPRPRMPEKSAPAVRDSAATPLPSPPVSTWR